DNA from Saliniramus fredricksonii:
TCGAAGTTCTCGATACCCTGCTTGGCCAGATACATGCACAATTCGAAACTGGTAACGATCTTTGCCCCCGTGCGCTGCGCGATGGCCGGCGCATCGCCGACATGGTCGCCATGGCCATGCGTGATCAGGATGTGGGTGGTGCCCTCGCCCGCCTTCTCGGCATCGCCCTCGAAAGCGGGATTGCCGGTGAAGAAGGGGTCGATCAGGATGTTGTTCTCGCCGAATTCCAGACGAAAGGCCGAATGGCCGTACCAGGTGATCTTCATGGCTCGCATATCCTCCGTGTTTGACTTAAACAAGCGGCGCAACGCCTTTTCCTTTCCGGATCGCACGTGATGCCCGCCCGTATCGACCAGACGCCACCGCACCCTGCGCAACGCCACAGCAAGGCTTGCGTTTCATCCGGCTTCACACGTCCTGATTCGGCGCGTGCGGAGCGGCTCCCATGACAGTGGCGCTCGAAGGGCTCATCGGCAAGCTTCCCCGTTACGGGCGTCTGATCGGCATCGATCTGGGCACGAAGACGATCGGCCTCGCCCTCTCGGATGTCGAGCGGCGCATCGCCTCGCCGCTGGAGACGCTCAAACGCGGCAAGTTCACCCGGGATGCGGCGGAAATCGCCAGGATCGTGACGCGTTTCGATGTGGCGGCCATCGTCGTCGGTCTGCCGCTCAACATGGATGGCAGCGCCGGCCCGCGCGCACAATCGACGCAGAGCTTCATGCGCAATCTCGAAGGCGTGATCGCCTGCCCGATCGTGGGCTGGGACGAGCGGCTCTCCACGATGGCGGTGACGCGCACCCTGCTCGAAGCGGATGCCTCGCGGGCGCGGCGCGGCCAGCTCGTCGACAAGCTCGCCGCCAGCTATATCCTGCAAGGGGCGATCGACCGGCTGAATCTGCTCGAAGATGCCCGCACCCAGGAAGCTGATCGAGCAGCGGATCAGGCGACGAACGTCGACGGCGAGGATCCGGACCGCGAATGAGGCGCAGCGCGCCCTGTTGCGGCCTCAGGCCGCCTGTGACGCAGCGTTCTCCATCAGCACGGCATAGATCGCATCACCATCGGTCGCGGCACGCAGGCGCTCCAGCACGCCGGGATGACGCAGCACGCGGGCGATGCGCGCCAGTGCCTTGAGATGATCCGCACCCGCAGCCTCGGGGGCCAGCAGCAGAAACAGGAAATCCACCGGCATGCCGTCGATCGCCTCGAAATCGATGGGCTTCTCGAGGCGTGCGACGAGACCGAAGAGCTTGTCGATATCGGCCAGCTTGCCATGGGGAATGGCAATGCCCTCCCCGATCCCGGTCGAGCCGAGGCGCTCGCGCTGGAGCAGCGTCTCGAAGATGTCATGCGCATCCAGCCCGGTGAGACGAGCCGCATGGGCGCTGATCTCCTGGAGCGCTTGTTTCTTGCCGTTGGCCTTGAGGGCCGGCATCACGGCTTCGGACGACAGGATCTCAAGAAGCATGACGTTCATCAGGCTCTGTCACGACGGGGGCACGCGCATGACCGCGCAGAAACACGCTTCGCGTCATGAAGAGCCCCCTGATGTTTCGGTGAGGCCGATCACGGCCTCATGAATGCTCCGCCGGGGGATCGATCCAGCCGATCGCCCCGTCGGTGCGGCGGTAGACGATGTTGATCCGCCCGCTTCCTGCATGCTGAAACACCAAACAGGGGGCTCCTGTCAAATCAAGTTCGATCACGGCCTCGCTCACGGACTGATTCTTCAAGGACTTGGTTTCCTCGTGGATGACGACGGGATGGAATTCGCCCTCGGGCTCCTCGAATTCCTGTGAATCGTCGAATGGCGCCTCGATCACCGAATAGCTCGCCTTCATCATCTCGGCGGCCTTGCCGTTCTGCGAATAATCGCGCAGACGGCGCTTGTGGCGGCGCAGGCGCTTTTCGATGCGCTGGGCCGTCTGATCGAAGGCGGCATGGGCATCCATGGCGCTGCCCGTCGATTCGAGGGTGACGCCCGTGGCGAGATGCAGCACGCAATCGGTGCGGTAGCCGCTGCCTTCCGGCTCGATGGTGACATGCCCCGTCACGGCGACATTGCCATCGAAATACTTGGCCAAGGCCGCCTCGACACGCTCTTCGACATGCGCGCGCAGTGCGTCGCCGATATCCATGTTCTTGCCGGAAATACGAAGCGTCATCATGTCCCCCTGTTCTTGCGCGCGGCGGGCCGCCGCACCGGGTCTGGACCTTTAGAGGTAAGCAGCCCTGATCACGGCGTCAATCGACGCGGCGCGCCTTCCGATGCTGCGCTTGCGAAGGCGCCGCATCCGTCATGCCCTGCGCGCGCTGTGATTGACAGGGCTCGCGGCACGGCGGATGCTCAGCACAAAGCAAAAAGCCAACTGCAACAGATGGTTGATGAAAGGTTTCGCTGCTGGCCATTGCGGGAACTGTCGGCCAAGGGAGGGCGTATGACGCAACAGCCGCATCGCGAGCGCGTGCAGGTGGGAATCGTGGGAGCCGGCCCGGCAGGGCTGCTGCTCTCGCATCTGCTGGCGTTGGCGGGAATCGAATCGATCGTCGTCGAGACGAAATCACGCGCCCATCTGGAGCAGCGCATCCGCGCCGGTGTGCTCGAACACGAGACCGCTACCGTCCTGCGCGAGACCGGACTCGGTGCCCGCATGGATGGCGAGGGACTCGCGCATGACGGGCTGTTCCTGCAATTTGCAGGCGCGGCGCATCGCATCGATCTCAAGGCGCTCACCGGCAGGAACGTGATGGTCTACGGCCAGCATGAGGTGGTGAAGGATCTGATTGCCGCGCGGCTTGAAGACGGCGAGGTGATTCGCTTCGATTGCGCGGATGTCGCCGTGCGCGACATCGACACGGATCACCCCGCGATCCATTACAGCCGCGATGGCGCCATGCATGAGATCACCTGCGATTTCATTGCCGGCTGCGACGGGTTCCACGGCATCTGCCGCGCATCGATCCCGCCCGAGGCGCTGACGCTCTATGAGCGGGTCTATCCGTTCGGCTGGCTCGGTGTGCTCGCGCGGATACCGCCGGCTTCGCAAGAACTGATCTATGCCGCCCACGATGACGGATTCGCGCTGCTCTCCATGCGCTCGCCACAGATCAGCCGGCTCTATCTGCAATGCCCCCCGGATGCGGATGCGGCAGATTGGCCCGATGAACGGATCTGGGAGGCGCTCGATGCCCGGCTTGCCCGCTCCGACGGTTTCAGGCTCACCCCCGGCCCGATCCTGCAAAAGAGCGTCACCGCCATGCGCAGCTTCGTCTGCGAGCCGATGCGCTTCGGTCGCCTGCTGCTGGCCGGCGATGCCGCCCATATCGTGCCGCCGACCGGAGCCAAGGGCATGAACCTCGCCGTCGGCGATGTCCGGGTGATGGCCCGTGCGCTGGAGCGCTATTTTGCGCGTGGCGATGAAGAGGCGATCGCGGCCTATGGCCCGGCCTGTCTGCGCCGGATCTGGCGGGTGCAGCGTTTCTCCTGGTGGATGACGCAGATGCTGCATCGCTTCGAGGATGACAGCCCCTTCGACCGCCGCCGCCAGCTGGCCGAGCTCGATTACGTGGTCAATTCGCGCGCCGCCGCAACGACGCTGGCGGAGAATTACGCGGGCCTTCCCATGGATTGGGGAGATGGGCCATGATCGGCGCATGAGCTTTTCGCCCCTCGACAGCGCCCTGACCGGCCCACTCTTCGTCAGCCCCGCCATGCGCGCGGTGTTCGGCGACGAGGCGCGGCTTGCTGCGATGCTCGCCTTCGAGACAGCGCTGGCGCGTGCGCAGGCGGAGGCGGGAATCGCGGATGTCGCGCTCCCCGACGCGCTCTCCGCGATCACGCCAGCTGATTTCGACATGACGTCGCTCGGCGTGGAAACCGCGCTCGCCGGCGTGCCGGTAATCCCCTTCGTCAGACAGTTGCGCGAGATGCTCCCGCCGCCGCTCGCAAGTGATCTGCACAAGGGTGCGACCACGCAGGATGTGCTCGACACCGCCCTCGTCATCCAGATTCGCGACGCGCTCAAAGTGCTGGCGCCCGATCTCAAGGCGCTCGTCGAGGCGCTGCATCTGCGCGCGCAGGAACATGCGCACAGCCTTTGCGCCGGGCGGACTTACGGCCAGCATGCGGCGCCGGTGAGCTTCGGCTTCAAGCTGGCGATCTGGCTGGCCGGCATCTGCGATGCCCTTGATGCGCTCGACGCTGCCCGTCCGCAGGCGCTGCGCCTGTCGCTGGCCGGCCCGGTCGGAACGCTCGCGGGGATGGGGGGGCCCGATCAGGCTTTTGCGATTCGCGCGCGCATGGCGGAGAGCCTCGGCCTCACTGACACGCCGCTGCCCTGGCATGCACGACGGGGCGGGCTTGCGCGGCTGGCCGATGCGTTGCGGCAATTGCTCTCGGCGCTTGCGCATATGGCGGGGGATCTCGCGCATCTGGCTTCGACGGAGGTGGGCGAGATCGCCGAGCCGCACCAGCCCGGTCGCGGCGGCTCCTCCGCCATGCCGCATAAGCGAAACCCGGTCTCCTGCACGGTGATCCTCGCCGCTTCGCATCAAGCACGGGGCCTCGCTGACGCCTTCGACGAGGCCGCGATCGGCGCGCATGAGCGCCCGGCGGGTGCCTGGCACGGGGAGTGGCACGTGCTGCCGACGCTCCTCGGTCTCGCCTCCGGGGCCCTGCGCGAGGCGCGGGTGCTGGCCGAGCGGATGGAGATCGACGTCACGCGCATGCGCGCCAATCTCGACGCGACACGCGGCCTGCTCTTTGCCGACGCCGCGAGCGCGCTGCTGGCCCGCGACATGGGCACAGCGGAGGCCAAGGCGGCGGTGACCCGCGCCGCAGATCGCGTGCGCGCCGAACGGATCGATCTCATCGATGCGCTGAGCGCCGAGACGGGCCGCGACAGGGCCACCCTCGCCCCCGCCTTCTCCCCCGAGCCGGCCATCGCGGCAGCGGCGGCGCATATCCCGTTGCTGGAAGCGCCGGTGGCGCGGGCGCGGGCGCAGATCGACCGGCTCGGCTGAACCCTCCTGTCCCCCTCACGGCCCTCCCGCGCCCTTTCCGCCCCGTGCGCGAAAACCGCAAGGGCGTGCGCGGATCGGCCCCTTCGCAGGGGCGGCGCAATCGCTTATTCACGAAGCCGTCCGTTTCACCCTCTGCCGAAGTCCGGAAGGTCTGTCATGTCCATCGATCCCAAATCCGCCGTCAACGCCTTCGATGATGAAGCCCGTATCGCCCGCATGGTGGAGCGGCTCAGCGAATGGGTGCGGGTCGAGAGCCCGACGCGCAATGCCAATGCCGTCAATGCGATGATGGATGTGCTGGTCTCGGGCATCGACGAGAGCATCGCCACGGTCGAGCGGGTGCCGGGGCGCGACGGGCTCGGCGACAGCGTCATCCTGCGCGCGGGGCCGCAGACCAACGAGAAGCCGATTCTTGTGCTGTCGCATCTCGACACGGTGCATCCGATCGGCACGGCGGAGAAGGACAATCCCGTACGCCGCGAGGGCGACCGGCTCTACGGGCCTGGCGTCTACGACATGAAGGGCGGCGCCTGTCTCGCCCTCGAGGCCTTCATGGAAGTGGCCCGGCGCGGCACGGCGAAGCGCCCGCTCGTCTTCCTCTTCACACCCGACGAGGAAATCGGCTCGCTGACCACGCGCGGGCTGATCGAGGAGCTCGGCCGTCATGCCGAGGCGGTGCTCGTCACCGAGCCGGCCCGCGAGGGCGGCAAGATCGTCACCTCGCGCAAGGGTGTCGGCCGTTTCGACGTGCATATCGAGGGCCGTCCCGCGCATTCGGGCTCGAAACACGCGGAGGGCCGCAACGCCATCCACGAGGCTGCGCGCCAGATCTCCGTGATCGAGGCGATGACCGATTACGAGCGCGGCGTCACCACCACCGTGGGGCTGGTCAACGGTGGCACGGCCATGAACACCGTGCCGCAGCATTGCCGCTTCTCCATCGATCTGCGCGTCGCCACCGTGGCTGATGGCGAGGAATTCGCCGAGAAGATCATGGGGCTCGTGCCGCTCGCCCCCGATTTCAAGGTCACCGTTACCGGCGGCATGAACCGCCCGCCCTTCGAGCGCACGCAGGAGGTCGCGCAGATCTTCACGCTCGCGCAGGAGATCGGCAACGAGATCGGCCTCGACGTGCAGGAATGCCCGCGCACCGGCGGCGGCTCCGACGGCAATTTCACCGCCATCTTCGGCGTCCCCACCCTCGACGGCCTCGGCATTGATGGCGACGGCGCCCACACGCTCCAGGAATACGCCCTGATCTCCTCGATCGCCCCGCGCGCCAAGCTGATCGCTTCCTTCCTCGAACGGATCGGCTGACACAGCGGCGCGGCTGCGCATCGGCACGTGCTGCCGCGCATTCTCGCGCGGTGGCGCGGCCCCGGGCGCGACGAGCCATCCGCTCGCGATTGATCCAGATCAGCGCCAAGGCGGCAACGACATGCGATGACATCACGGCATTGGAGCGCGTTCCGAGCTGACGCAATCAGGCCGGACGCTCCCAGTCACTGGAAGGCGCTTCATTTTCCGTCAGCCGGTATCCAGCTGAGGGAATGATGCTCTCGCCCGGATTGCGGAGTCTGTTCGATGCCGACCGGACCACGTTCCCCTTCATCGACGGATATACCGAGCTCGGCTCTGATCCCCTTCATCTTCGTGACTTTCCTGATCACCTGGGGCTGACGGGGATCTACGTCCTTGCACCCAAGATAGCCGCCGATGCCTTCGGCGAGATCAGCGGCTCACACCCGTTCTTCCTTCTCGCGACATGGGCGCCGGCTGTTGCAAGCTTCCTGATCATCGCCCGCCATGCGGGCCGATCTGGCATACGCGCCTTTCTCGCGCGGCTGCTGATATGGCGCGGATCGTGGGGCTGGGCAGCATTCATGCTGATCCTGATGCCGCTCGTCTTCATGGCGGGCTCGCTGATCAAGGGCGGGCCGTTGCTCGCGCGCCTGCCGCCCGGGGGTGCGGGAGCGGCCGTGGCGGTGATGTTCATGATGCTGTTTCTCGGGCCCGTGGAGGAATTCGGCTGGCGCGGCGTCATGCAACCCCTGCTGCAACGCCACATGGCGCCGTTCTGGGCGGGCATCCTCATCGGCGCGACATGGGGTTTGTGGCATCTGCCGGCCTTCTTCCTTGCCGGCGTGGTCTTCGCCAACTGGAACTTCCTGCCCTTCTTCATCGGCAACGTCATACTCGCGGTTCTGATCACGCCGATCTTCAACCATATGCGGGGCAGCCTGCTCTGGCCGGTCCTGTTCCACTGGCAGCTGATCAACCCTTTCTGGCCCGATGCACAGCCCTGGGACACGTGGATCCTGGTCGGCGTGGCGGTGATCGTGGTCTGGTGGAACCGCAAGACCATGTTCAGCCGCGTTGGCGCGGTGACTGTGGTGATCCCGGAGACACGCGCAAGCGTATGAAACGGCCAGCCTGTCCACGCACCGATGCGGACGATCATGCCATTGAAATATCGGTATGATCTCGGGAACAAGGCCTGATCGGAGTGCGCGATTTTCTCTGGAGGCGGGGCGCGTTCAGTCAGGATCGGCCTGCCGGCTTCTTGCGCCTTCTGGCCATCTCCCGGTAGAGCGCTTCGCGGGTGACCCCGAGTTCCGCAGCCAGCTCCTGCAATCGACCGCGCTCGGGAAAGGCGTTGCCCTCCGCCAACCAGGCGTCGAGGCGATCCGCCAGACGCGGAAGTGAACGGATTTCCGCTTTCAAACGTGCGCCCTGAAGGGCATGCGCGAGGTCCATCGCAAACGCGTTTGCCAGCTCGGAATTGCGTGTCATTTCGGTCCGGAACCAGCGTCGGGGGATGACCGCGACTTCGGCATCGTCGAGCGCCTGCGCATCACAATGATAGGCCGGCGACCAGACCGACGCCTCCGCCAGCATCATGCCCGGGCCGGCAATGTGCAGGAAGAGCGGTGCGCCGCTCTCGCGATTTCGACGAACGAGAACAATCCGGCCCGCACGTACCAGGAAGATTGATTGCACCGGATCACCGGTAAGGAAAAGCCTCTGGCCGGCTGGAAGCGCCTGCGTCCGGGCTTCGGAGAAAACCTGGTCGAGAATGCGTGACATGATCCTGATCATACGCGTGAAAGTGCGCAAGGGATAGAACGCCATCAGATTGACCTGGAGGTACACCATGCTTCGCGTTGCGATTCTGCTCGGCGCCCTGGCCATTCCGTTTGCTGCATCGGCCCAGCACGGGGGGCATTCCCCTTATGCCGGGATGGAAACGCGGGAGATCAAGAGCCTGTCGGAAACCGATATCGAGGAATTGCGCCGCGGTGGAGGCTGGGGCCTGGCGCTCTCGGCGGAACTCAACGGGGTCCCCGGGCCGGCTCATCTGCTTGAGCTGCGCGACGAAATCGGCCTCTCGGGAGAACAGGTGACGGCAATCGAGGCGATCTTCGAGGCAATGCAGGCTGAAGCACGTCTTCTCGGTGAGCAACTGATCGACGCGGAGATGGCGATCGAGGATGCGTTTCGCAATGATGACCTTGATGAGGATACGTTGCGTGAATTGATCGAAAACGCCGAAACGGTCCGTGCCGAACTGCGTTTCGTGCATCTGTCGCGTCATTTGTCGACGCCGCCGCTTCTGACTGAAGAGCAGATTGCCACCTATAATCGCCTGCGCGGATATGGTTCGGATCCGTGTGCGCAGGTGCCGGAAGGCCATGATCCGCAGATGTGGCGTCGCCATAACAACTGCGATTGAGCCGGCGAGGCGGCAATGATCCGCGCAGGTCTTTCCCGCTGCCGCGTCAGATCTTCGTGCGGCGCATGAGCTGGGCGTTGATGGCGACGACGACCGTGCTGGCGCTCATGAACAGGGCACCGACGGCTGGTGACAGGACGATACCCCATGGTGCCAGGACGCCGGCAGCGGCGGGGAGGGCGAGGATGTTGTACCCGGCCGCCAGCCACAGGTTCTGTACCATCTTGCGGCGGTTGAGCCGGCTCAGGCGCAGGATCCGCACGACATCGAAGGGCTGGCTCCTGACGAGAATGATCCCGGCCGACTGAACCGCGACATCCGTTCCGCTGCCGATCGCGATGCCGACATCGGCACGGCTGAGGGCAGGGGCGTCGTTGATGCCGTCCCCGACCATCGCAACCTTGCGGCCCTGCTCCTGAAGCGCGCGAATCCGGTCATCCTTGTTTTCGGGCAGCACGCCGGCAAACCATTCCTCGATGCCCAGATCCTCCGCGACCGCACGGGCCACATCCTCGCTGTCGCCGGTCATCATCACGACGCTGATGCCTTCCTCGCGCAACCGCTGCACGGCTTCCCGGCTGTCCTCGCGGGGGCGATCGGCCATGGCGAATGCGGCGAGGACGGCCTCGTTCCGGACGAGATAGACGACCGTATGCCCCTTCTCGCCCTGGTCCTGCGCGAAGCTGTAAAGTGTCTCGCCTGGCTCCAGATCGAGCCCGTCCAGCATGTTGGGGCCGCCGACACGCCATTGGGTGCCATCGATTTCGGCGCGCACGCCGCGCCCCTTGCTCGCCTCGAAGCCCGAGGCGCGTGGCACGTCGCGTTCTTCCTCCTCGGCGGCGCGGCGCAAGGCGCGGGCGATCATGTGCTCGGAATCGCCCTCTACGGCCGCCGCCAGCGCGACAGCCCGGTTCCGATCCAGATCCTCGGCGGTTTCGATGGCGACCAGGGAATGCTCGCCTTCGGTCAGCGTGCCGGTCTTGTCGAAGACGATGGTGTCGAGCGTCCGCGCTTCCTCCAGCGCCATGCGGTCATGCACGAGGATGCCGGCCTTGGCGCCCATCGCGGTCGTGTTGGCGAGGACGAGCGGCACGGCCAGCCCCAGTGCATGCGGACAGGCGATGACAAGGACGGTGGCCACCCGCCGCAGGATCGAAATATCCCAGCCGAGCACGAACCACCAGGCGATCGCCGTCAGCACTGCGACGCCGATCGCGACATAGAACAAGGCTGCGGCGGCGCGATCGGCCAGCATCTGGCCGCGAGACTTGGCCTCTTGCGCTTCCTCCACGAGCTTCATGATCCCCGCCAGCGTCGTCTCGTCGCCGACGGCCCCCACTTCGATCCGCAAGCTGCCGTCCCCATTGACGGTTCCACCCACGACGTCATCGCCGGATTTCCTGGGAACGGGCCGGGATTCCCCCGTGATCATGGCCTCGTCGACCTCGGATTCCCCCTCGCTGATGGAGCCATCGACCGGAATACTGGCACCGGGGCGCACGAGCACCAAATCGCCTTCGCGCAGTTCGGAGACGGGGATCTCTTCGGTCTTGCCGTCTTCGCCCAGACGTTTCGCCTTGTCGGGGAGAAGCTGTGCCAGCTTGTCGAGCGCGCCCGATGCCTGGCGCACACTGCGCCTTTCGATCCAGTGCCCGAGCAGCATGACGTCGATCAGCGTCACCAGTTCCCAGAAGAAGGCCTCGCCCTTAAGCACGAACACGGTCGCCATGCTGAAAACGAACGCAACCGTGATCGCGAGCGAGATCAGCGCCATCATGCCGGGTTTGCGCGCGCGCAGCTCCGACCAGGCCATCTGGAGGAACGGCAACCCGCCAACGACGAAGACGATCGTCGAGAAAACCGGGCCGACCCAGCCGTCACCCGGGAATGGCGGCAGGCTGAAGCCGAGCCATCCCTGCAGCATCTCGCTGGTCAGGAGAACGGGAATCGACAGGGCGAGACTGATCCAGAACCTGCGCCGGAACATCTGCTCGTGTCCGGAATGATCATGAGAGCCATTGTCATGATCGCCACCATCATGGCCGGAATGACGTTGCGCGGGGCGATCGCTCTGCGAACGATTGCCGGCTTGCTCCTGCGCGGCCTGATCCTCTGCCGCAGGGACGCGATCATGCGTTTCGTCGTGGTTGTTCCGGCTCATCGGAATCCTGCCCGGTTGCTGTGCAATGCAAGTCGTGGCTTGCGCGTGAGCGACAGCCCATGCCCTGCCCGGCACCTGTCGGCATCGGGCGCGACGGGTCAGGGGATGTCATGCCGAACGGGCCAGTCTTTGCTGATCGAAGCGCCCGGAGCCCTTCACGATTCTGCGGCTGCCGTATTTCGCGGTATGACAACTCCCGAGTTTTCAGAAAGTTCTGCGGCTTCATCATACGAGGCTCCTGGACCTGACTCGCAACTCACAGCCCGTGCGCATACGAGGGTCGTTATGCCGGAAAGGCCGGCAAGGGGCTGGTGGCGCGAATCCACCATGGTGAAAGATTATCGAGCCACATCATGCAGGCCGCGCCTCGGTAGCCGGGAGGCTGGCGGCGAAGCTTTCGCAGGGAGAGACCGGACCGATCATCGCGCCGCGCAACCCGTGATGTGGCTTTCCACCCGCAAGTGACGACATGCGACGTTGTTCAACATGACGTGTGCCGTGCTTTGGCTGTGCGATCAGCTCGCCACGCATTCCTCGACCAGTGCGTCCACCGCGACCAGACCCTCGGCATCCGCGATCAGCGGGTTCATGTCGAGGGATCGAATGCGGCGATCCTGCATGATGGCGCCAGCGGCCATGACTGCTTCGACGACACTTTCCCGATCGATCCGGATGCGTCCGCGGATCTCTTCGAACATCGGCGCAAGGCGCAGCTTCGCGAGTTGCGCTGCCACTTCTTCGCGGGTGAAGGGCGGCAGCAGGAGGATGTTGTCGGGCATTGCCTCGACGAGTTCACCGCCATCGCCGACCATGACGACAGGGCCGAAATGCGGGTCGATATGGCCACCGATGACGAGTTCACGCTCGCCGCGCACCATTTCGCCGATCAGGATCCCGGAGATCTCCCAGCCGCCGGCTTTCACCCGGGCCGTAATATCGTCATAGGCGCGCGCGACATCCTCCTCGGTGGAGAGATGTGTCCTGACGAGGCCATGATCGCTCTTGTGGGGGATTTCGGCCGAGCAGGCCTTGAGCACGACCGGGCCGCCATTGCTGCGCAGAAATGCGAGCGCCTGATCGAGGTCCGAACACAGCCGCCTGCGCATGCAGGCAATACCGTATTCCTCCAGGATCGCGAGGGAGCGGCTTTCATCCAGAACACGGGACGCGCGATCGGGGAGCGCTTTCGGGACAAAAGCCTCACGCGATGCCGCAGCCGCGATCTGCTCATGGTGGCGCGTGAACCGGCCAAGCGCCGTGACCGCCTGCTCGTCTGTCGGGAAACAGGGTATGCCCAGTTCGGTGAATGCGGCGCGCACCTTCGGCTGGGGAATCGCCGCCACGAGGGGTATTGCGAACCGATCGACGAAATCGCGCGCATCCCGAGCGAAACGCGGATAATCATAACCCTCGCCGCTCACCGGAATGCCGACGATCAGGGCGTCGACGGCATCGTCCGCACCGAGCGCCGGCAGCACCTGGCCGAACAGCCCGCTATTGCTCAAAAGCGCTGCGGTGATATCGATGGGGTTCACGGTTGCGGCGAATTCGGGAAGGATCTCGCGAAGGTTCGCGACAGTCGCGTCACCCAGCCGCGCAAGCTGGAATCCCTCCCTCTCCGCAGCATCCGCCGAGAGGACGCAGGTCGCTCCCGAATTGCTGACGATCGCCAGATTGCGCCCGCGCGGCGGCGCGGCCTTCAGATAAAGTTCGGCGCAATCCACCAGATCTGCCGTTCCCGTGGCACGCCAGATGCCGATCTTCTCGAAGAACGTGTCCACCAGACGGTCGGAGGTGGCGATCGCGCCGGTATGGGATGCCGCGGCGCGGCGCCCGTCATCCGAACGCCCCGATTTCACGGCGATCAGGCGCACGCCGCGCGCATGCGCGAGACGCGCCGCCTCGGCCAGATTCGCTGGATCGGAAAGGCTTTCGAGATAGAGCAGGACGAGCCTGATATCGGGGTCCTGAACGACGGAAATCGCCAGCTCCGAAACGGTGACATCGACGTCGTTACCGGTCGAATGGACATGGCGGACACCGATCCCGCGCTCGCGCAGCAGGCCATAGGGAACGACGCTCATGGCGCCGCTCTGGCTGATGCAGGCGACCGGACCGTCGGCGGGCGCAGCCTCCAGGAACATCGTCGCGAAGGACAAAACCGCACCATTGCCGAAATTCGCAACGCCGAGGCTGTTGGGCCCGATAAGACGCATGCCGGCCTTGTGCGCGATGGCGCGCATCTCCTGTTCGAGCGCCTTGCCGGCAGCGCCGGTTTCGCCGAATCCGCTGGCCATGATCACCGCTGCGCCCACCCCCAGCTCGGCGCAGGCCGCCAC
Protein-coding regions in this window:
- a CDS encoding Spy/CpxP family protein refolding chaperone; translation: MLRVAILLGALAIPFAASAQHGGHSPYAGMETREIKSLSETDIEELRRGGGWGLALSAELNGVPGPAHLLELRDEIGLSGEQVTAIEAIFEAMQAEARLLGEQLIDAEMAIEDAFRNDDLDEDTLRELIENAETVRAELRFVHLSRHLSTPPLLTEEQIATYNRLRGYGSDPCAQVPEGHDPQMWRRHNNCD
- a CDS encoding copper-translocating P-type ATPase is translated as MSRNNHDETHDRVPAAEDQAAQEQAGNRSQSDRPAQRHSGHDGGDHDNGSHDHSGHEQMFRRRFWISLALSIPVLLTSEMLQGWLGFSLPPFPGDGWVGPVFSTIVFVVGGLPFLQMAWSELRARKPGMMALISLAITVAFVFSMATVFVLKGEAFFWELVTLIDVMLLGHWIERRSVRQASGALDKLAQLLPDKAKRLGEDGKTEEIPVSELREGDLVLVRPGASIPVDGSISEGESEVDEAMITGESRPVPRKSGDDVVGGTVNGDGSLRIEVGAVGDETTLAGIMKLVEEAQEAKSRGQMLADRAAAALFYVAIGVAVLTAIAWWFVLGWDISILRRVATVLVIACPHALGLAVPLVLANTTAMGAKAGILVHDRMALEEARTLDTIVFDKTGTLTEGEHSLVAIETAEDLDRNRAVALAAAVEGDSEHMIARALRRAAEEEERDVPRASGFEASKGRGVRAEIDGTQWRVGGPNMLDGLDLEPGETLYSFAQDQGEKGHTVVYLVRNEAVLAAFAMADRPREDSREAVQRLREEGISVVMMTGDSEDVARAVAEDLGIEEWFAGVLPENKDDRIRALQEQGRKVAMVGDGINDAPALSRADVGIAIGSGTDVAVQSAGIILVRSQPFDVVRILRLSRLNRRKMVQNLWLAAGYNILALPAAAGVLAPWGIVLSPAVGALFMSASTVVVAINAQLMRRTKI
- a CDS encoding acetate--CoA ligase family protein, yielding MTIDRLLNPASVAIIGASDNPNKIGGRPIRFMRMFGFQGEIYPINPARTEVQGLKAYKSVSDLPQTPDAAIIAVAGAAVKEAVAACAELGVGAAVIMASGFGETGAAGKALEQEMRAIAHKAGMRLIGPNSLGVANFGNGAVLSFATMFLEAAPADGPVACISQSGAMSVVPYGLLRERGIGVRHVHSTGNDVDVTVSELAISVVQDPDIRLVLLYLESLSDPANLAEAARLAHARGVRLIAVKSGRSDDGRRAAASHTGAIATSDRLVDTFFEKIGIWRATGTADLVDCAELYLKAAPPRGRNLAIVSNSGATCVLSADAAEREGFQLARLGDATVANLREILPEFAATVNPIDITAALLSNSGLFGQVLPALGADDAVDALIVGIPVSGEGYDYPRFARDARDFVDRFAIPLVAAIPQPKVRAAFTELGIPCFPTDEQAVTALGRFTRHHEQIAAAASREAFVPKALPDRASRVLDESRSLAILEEYGIACMRRRLCSDLDQALAFLRSNGGPVVLKACSAEIPHKSDHGLVRTHLSTEEDVARAYDDITARVKAGGWEISGILIGEMVRGERELVIGGHIDPHFGPVVMVGDGGELVEAMPDNILLLPPFTREEVAAQLAKLRLAPMFEEIRGRIRIDRESVVEAVMAAGAIMQDRRIRSLDMNPLIADAEGLVAVDALVEECVAS